Proteins encoded within one genomic window of Theobroma cacao cultivar B97-61/B2 chromosome 7, Criollo_cocoa_genome_V2, whole genome shotgun sequence:
- the LOC18594471 gene encoding ribosomal RNA small subunit methyltransferase NEP1 has translation MRGIKENNANLMADMKEAMAESMSEFMACMEAMIRKLLNSDEDDNFLRKQGKNLGDYRPDIVLEVLKELFDSPLNDNNRVRAIYVKTDDGLLFQVEPLVRIPRTHERFYGIMLELLERKRVRVPETNEVLIQQLDGPLTQYLPSNSLIVVSDYPLSAAYSTALVHIAVANKWELH, from the exons ATGAGAGGAATTAAGGAGAATAATGCCAATTTAATGGCAGATATGAAGGAAGCAATGGCGGAAAGTATGAGTGAATTTATGGCATGTATGGAAGCAATGATC CGGAAGCTTTTGAATTCTGATGAAGATGATAATTTCCTAAGGAAACAAGGGAAGAACCTTGGTGATTATCGGCCTGACATTGTTTTAGAG GTTCTCAAAGAACTCTTCGATAGTCCGCTTAACGATAACAATAGGGTAAGAGCTATTTATGTGAAAACTGACGATGGACTTCTCTTTCAAGTCGAACCACTCGTTCGTATTCCTAGAACACACGAACGCTTCTATGGCATCATGCTGGAGCTATTGGAAAGAAAACGTGTGCGAGTTCCAGAGACAAATGAAGTGCTTATTCAACAACTTGATGGGCCTTTGACACAGTATTTACCTTCCAACTCTCTTATAGTTG TTTCTGATTATCCATTGAGTGCGGCATACAGTACAGCATTGGTCCACATAGCAGTAGCAAACAAGTGGGAGCTCCACTAG
- the LOC18594472 gene encoding LOW QUALITY PROTEIN: putative F-box protein At1g67390 (The sequence of the model RefSeq protein was modified relative to this genomic sequence to represent the inferred CDS: substituted 1 base at 1 genomic stop codon), producing MTSNFVKEKPYGLDLISRLPDTLLSEIVSXLPVDEVVRTSILSRGWKSLWRYVSRLDFDPKRMMKPSKRILYQEKKNSHRHGIDNCLNHDVEKELFHAILMIDKILFSHRCNLTSCKIIHFPDSCKYGHLKNWIEFLVSEKGIQEIAFTCEEFPFQQSFMGRFTDLKLSLPSGIFSCTTLHALELTHYKLETDSSFDHCHNLRTLKLKLLFLTTETLDGIISSCASLEHLSLSFCTGFDRVWIVSENVKTVELEYLDVHEICLSTMSLGVLVLDTLKCPPKNLIINAPKLTVFCAYCNGKEEGPYHFHKDHEPVKVAEILEHCSDLLRLGNDRSYHLKDDLSLFENLWMLSIDLDLNNIREVLILAIVLRVCTQLKQLEINIPEIDSEWKGATSDHGTQNLSLPYPESMLWDKRELCDCITHSLNVVSINGFNGKERQLEFVRHLITKATVMKRMTICFDDSCSREGAEATLKLLLLPRSSINVSIVLKPGPEFVSTRNGANFETWISTLK from the exons atgacATCAAATTTCGTTAAGGAAAAGCCTTATGGCCTTGATTTGATTAGTAGGCTTCCTGACACACTCTTGTCTGAGATTGTGTCATAGCTACCCGTTGATGAAGTTGTAAGAACAAGTATCTTATCAAGGGGGTGGAAAAGCTTATGGAGGTATGTTTCTCGTCTCGATTTTGATCCAAAACGAATGATGAAACCAAGCAAACGTATTCTTtatcaagagaaaaagaactCGCATAGACATGGAATCGATAATTGTTTGAACCATGATGTAGAGAAAGAGCTTTTCCATGCTATTTTGATGATTGACAAGATATTGTTTTCTCATAGATGTAACTTGACTAGTTGCAAGATCATTCATTTTCCTGATAGTTGCAAATATGGTCATCTTAAAAACTGGATTGAATTTCTTGTATCAGAGAAAGGGATACAAGAGATAGCTTTCACTTGTGAGGAATTCCCTTTTCAGCAAAGCTTTATGGGCAGATTTACTgatttaaaattgagtttgccATCAGGGATTTTCTCTTGTACAACTTTGCATGCACTTGAGTTGACACATTACAAACTTGAAACCGACTCCTCTTTTGATCATTGCCATAATCTTCGAACCTTGAAACTTAAATTGTTGTTTCTTACAACTGAAACCCTTGATGGAATCATATCTAGTTGTGCTTCTTTGGAGCATTTGAGCCTTTCCTTTTGTACCGGGTTCGATCGAGTTTGGATTGTTAGTGAGAATGTTAAAACTGTGGAGTTAGAGTACTTGGACGTGCACGAAATATGCTTATCAACAATGTCCCTTGGTGTTTTGGTGCTTGATACTTTAAAATGTCCAcccaaaaatttaattatcaatGCCCCAAAGCTTACGGTGTTTTGTGCATATTGCAATGGCAAAGAAGAAGGTCCATACCATTTTCACAAAGATCATGAACCAGTGAAGGTTGCAGAAATTCTAGAGCATTGCAGTGATCTCTTA AGACTTGGAAATGATCGAAGTTATCACTTAAAGGATGACTTAAGcttgtttgaaaatttatggATGCTATCAATTGACTTGGATTTGAACAATATAAGAGAAGTGTTGATACTTGCTATAGTTTTACGAGTTTGCACCCAACTGAAGCAACTGGAAATCAATATACCG GAAATAGATTCCGAATGGAAAGGAGCAACCTCAGATCATGGTACTCAAAATTTGTCACTGCCATATCCGGAGTCCATGTTATGGGATAAAAGGGAGCTATGTGATTGTATCACTCATAGCCTAAACGTAGTATCGATAAATGGATTTAATGGAAAGGAGAGACAATTGGAATTTGTTAGACATCTTATAACAAAAGCTACTGTGATGAAGAGAATGACTATCTGCTTTGATGATAGCTGTTCAAGAGAAGGAGCTGAGGCAACActtaagttattattattgccAAGGTCCTCTATCAATGTTTCTATAGTCTTGAAACCAGGCCCTGAATTTGTATCGACCAGGAATGGTGCAAATTTTGAAACATGGATCTCAACCctcaaatag